In one window of Falco cherrug isolate bFalChe1 chromosome 12, bFalChe1.pri, whole genome shotgun sequence DNA:
- the S1PR1 gene encoding sphingosine 1-phosphate receptor 1 — translation MSSGTTAPQKVVSNLANTDVNYVIKEHYNYTGKLNENADSGIKVTSVVFIIICCFIILENIFVLLTIWKTKKFHRPMYYFIGNLALSDLLAGVAYTANLLLSGHKTYSLTPSQWFVREGSMFVALSASVFSLLAIAIERYITMLKMKLHNGSNSFRSFLLISACWVISVILGGLPIMGWNCISLLSNCSTVLPLYHKHYILFCTTVFTGLLLSIVVLYCRIYSMVRTRSRRLTFRKNITKATRSSEKSLALLKTVIIVLSAFIACWAPLFILLLLDVGCKVKTCPILYKAEYFLVLAVLNSATNPIIYTLTNKEMRRAFIKILCCCKCPPADSGTKFKRPIIGGMEFSRSKSDNSSHPQKEEGDHPETIMSSGNVTSSS, via the coding sequence ATGAGCTCTGGCACCACCGCCCCGCAGAAGGTCGTCAGCAACCTCGCCAACACTGATGTCAACTATGTCATCAAAGAGCATTATAATTACACGGGAAAGCTAAATGAGAATGCGGACAGTGGAATAAAAGTGACGTCGGTGGTTTTTATTATCATTTGCTGCTTTATAATCTTAGAGAACATTTTTGTCTTGCTCACCATCTGGAAAACCAAGAAGTTTCACAGACCCATGTACTATTTCATTGGGAACTTGGCTCTTTCAGACTTGCTGGCTGGTGTGGCTTACACTGCCAACCTCCTGCTATCCGGACACAAAACCTATAGCCTCACCCCCTCCCAGTGGTTTGTAAGAGAAGGCAGCATGTTTGTTGCCTTGTCAGCTTCTGTGTTCAGCTTGTTAGCCATTGCCATTGAGAGATACATCACCATGCTGAAGATGAAACTCCACAATGGCAGCAACAGCTTCCGCTCCTTCTTGCTGATCAGTGCTTGCTGGGTTATCTCCGTGATACTTGGGGGACTCCCGATCATGGGCTGGAACTGCATCAGCCTCTTGTCCAACTGCTCCACCGTGCTGCCTCTCTACCACAAGCACTATATTCTCTTTTGCACCACCGTTTTCACTGGCCTTTTGCTATCCATTGTCGTCCTCTACTGCAGGATCTATTCCATGGTGAGGACTAGGAGCCGCAGGCTGACATTTCGGAAAAACATTACCAAAGCTACTAGGAGCTCAGAAAAGTCGCTAGCCTTGCTCAAGACAGTGATCATAGTCCTGAGTGCCTTCATCGCCTGCTGGGCTCCCTTGTTCATCCTGCTTTTACTGGATGTGGGGTGTAAAGTGAAGACCTGCCCGATCCTCTATAAAGCAGAGTATTTCTTAGTACTGGCCGTTCTCAATTCAGCCACGAACCCTATCATCTACACCTTGACAAACAAAGAGATGCGGAGGGCTTTCATCAAgattctgtgctgctgcaaatgTCCCCCAGCAGATTCTGGGACCAAATTCAAGAGGCCGATCATTGGAGGGATGGAGTTCAGTCGGAGTAAATCTGACAACTCCTCCCACCCACAGAAGGAGGAAGGCGACCATCCTGAAACTATCATGTCTTCAGGCAATGTTACCTCATCTTCTTAG